In the Colletotrichum lupini chromosome 1, complete sequence genome, one interval contains:
- a CDS encoding cytokinesis regulator, with amino-acid sequence MEPLRLKPRQPAAEPDIEDWDDDDFQIDTDDLTFRTASTATVTTLPPSRRDSASSHVSLRSDLESILDEETHVHVPGDDEKSTLDAIAAATQAGIPIPKNVPSSALMGGTIKRLGGRKIKKIMQDDWEDDLVLPDSAQALRIKPQDGSRFPDALRQVSGGSNQTSPTKAMKTPPAVSMLDRRESTESRTSTLSGALNLEKFRDNDDDDDFFGDGSETIKVSKTRPPKPISLITPPTPQKIDKPLDDDFENDFELPSDGKLRLSTRKDIPKTPSSQADDLDWGEGSLGTRFGGTRRDARSNRSSSVSAMSPSVSSSFTAESEDETFDGLVLPSGPVNFGERLSRRKLSRSPVRPVEEEPPNLKTPQPREPEPEDMFDGLDVGDGDVFNSGKLTLHRNIRVNANRPPSPQRPKTAISLTFTNKATPSRLPRPSHERHERTQSALEPVSESGGPIFARTRRSQSRMGHQSQSSVTSIHSMPTPTTPSPSSSLLPSTPRRRELGARTSTTSLRNEPTTTSTQLLRFKRSLPAMSSSHSPAKTMSRFERPPSRTDGRPPSSMRPKTPTERSRPAVESFAAQQRRPFLPAGASQSQSQHVTAKTSRSFRRHDSENALDLRPTSRAFSRSTMRSPSPKRTNRHSDHITRDGLSFRTLTKPNRTRNFGDGHELDGFDDLPTSAHSEAKFVRQPVKAPLRNKLYQNVLPDRTTTPSPAPYSPAKGDYTPHFARDTQASRIARETSLAQRAPSGPLAPLTSSRVSQLSSRNNFNPGLPQATVRSKKKRNLPQLKPHLISNMNKDKTPQHLQGMFYNPDTYRWEGNENILNAFDPPASSPSPTSMPPHVVRDKEASSTPRPALITNISHTKGVQVVGGMVFDPQNMCWLKLGPQTNTKSEIPDPMDGFNALDDDEDVFKDIPDLDDNQGDSKEPGRVSEVKDEWLVGEEFDVGPEFVRRQREEEDRWRKKCEKWLGVGDRDREAARWAIRDILLHQRAA; translated from the exons ATGGAACCTTTACGCCTCAAGCCACGCCAGCCGGCGGCGGAACCCGACATCGAAGACTGGGACGATGACGATTTCCAAATCGACACCGACGATCTGACATTTCGCACCGCCTCTACCGCTACCGTTACCACCCTTCCTCCCTCACGACGCGACTCTGCGTCTTCACATGTTTCCCTCCGTTCCGACCTCGAATCTATCCTGGACGAAGAGACCCACGTGCATGTCCCGGGCGACGACGAGAAGTCGACCCTCGACGCTATCGCCGCTGCCACACAGGCCGGCATTCCGATACCCAAAAATGTACCTTCTTCCGCTCTAATGGGCGGTACTATCAAACGACTTGGTGGACGAAAGATCAAGAAGATCATGCAGGACGACTGGGAGGATGATCTGGTTCTTCCAGACTCGGCTCAGGCCCTTCGCATCAAACCTCAGGACGGCTCCAGATTCCCCGACGCTCTTCGACAAGTCAGCGGCGGTTCCAATCAGACTAGTCCGACCAAAGCAATGAAGACTCCTCCCGCGGTTTCCATGCTGGACAGGAGAGAGTCGACGGAATCGAGGACGAGCACATTATCAGGGGCTCTCAACTTGGAGAAGTTCCGTGAcaacgatgacgacgacgatttctttgGTGATGGATCGGAAACTATCAAAGTATCAAAGACTCGCCCGCCTAAACCCATTTCACTCATCACCCCACCGACCCCTCAGAAGATTGACAAGCCTTTGGACGATGATTTTGAGAACGACTTCGAGTTGCCCTCAGATGGCAAGTTGAGGCTCTCTACTAGAAAGGACATCCCAAAGACACCGTCGAGCCAGGCAGATGATCTGGACTGGGGTGAGGGTAGCCTCGGTACTCGATTCGGAGGCACACGAAGAGACGCTCGTTCGAATAGGAGCTCGTCTGTCTCCGCCATGAGCCCCAGCGTCTCGAGCTCATTCACCGCCGAGAGCGAAGATGAGACGTTTGATGGCCTTGTACTCCCCAGCGGCCCGGTCAACTTTGGTGAGAGATTGAGTCGTAGGAAACTCAGTCGCTCTCCCGTGCGTCCCGTCGAAGAAGAGCCTCCAAACCTCAAGACCCCTCAACCGCGCGAGCCAGAGCCTGAAGACATGTTTGATGGTCTTGACGTGGGTGATGGCGACGTCTTCAATTCGGGCAAGCTTACACTCCATCGCAATATTCGTGTCAATGCAAACCGCCCACCGAGCCCCCAGAGACCAAAGACTGCAATCTCATTGACCTTCACGAATAAGGCTACTCCGTCACGGCTCCCTCGGCCGAGCCATGAGCGTCATGAGCGAACTCAGTCTGCCCTGGAGCCTGTGTCCGAGAGTGGTGGTCCTATCTTTGCTCGTACGAGAAGATCTCAGTCGCGCATGGGTCACCAATCTCAGTCTTCCGTCACGAGCATTCATAGCATGCCGACTCCCACAACACCTTCTCCATCGAGCTCTTTGCTCCCTTCGACTCCACGCAGGCGAGAGCTTGGTGCAAGAACCTCTACGACGTCGCTGCGTAATGAGCCGACGACCACTAGCACGCAGTTGCTGAGATTTAAGCGATCTCTGCCTGCAATGAGCAGCTCTCACTCACCGGCAAAGACAATGTCCCGGTTTGAACGGCCACCATCTAGGACAGATGGCCGTCCGCCTTCCTCAATGCGGCCCAAGACTCCTACTGAGAGATCTCGACCCGCTGTGGAAAGCTTCGCTGCCCAGCAACGACGCCCCTTTCTCCCTGCTGGGGCCTCACAATCCCAGTCGCAGCACGTGACTGCAAAAACTTCTCGTAGCTTCCGCCGCCACGATTCTGAGAACGCTCTAGACTTGCGGCCGACCTCGAGGGCATTTTCCAGGTCGACAATGCGGTCGCCGAGTCCGAAGAGAACAAATCGTCATTCGGACCATATCACCCGCGACGGTTTGTCGTTCCGCACCCTCACCAAGCCAAACCGAACTCGGAACTTTGGTGATGGGCATGAGTTGGATGGATTCGACGACTTGCCTACTTCAGCCCATTCAGAGGCCAAATTTGTCCGACAACCTGTCAAGGCACCGCTCCGCAACAAGCTTTATCAAAATGTGCTTCCTGATCGGACCACCACGCCCTCCCCGGCTCCTTACTCCCCTGCGAAGGGTGATTACACGCCCCATTTCGCCCGCGATACCCAGGCTAGCCGAATTGCTCGGGAGACCTCGCTTGCTCAACGAGCTCCATCAGGCCCACTGGCGCCTCTCACCTCGTCGCGCGTTTCTCAGCTGTCGTCCAGGAACAATTTCAATCCCGGACTACCACAAGCGACGGTGCGGtcgaaaaagaagaggaaccTTCCTCAATTGAAGCCTCATTTAATTTCCAACATGAATAAGGACAAGACTCCGCAGC ATCTTCAGGGTATGTTCTACAACCCCGACACGTACCGTTGGGAAGGCAACGAAAATATCTTGAACGCGTTCGACCCACCCGCATCGTCCCCATCGCCAACATCAATGCCGCCGCACGTGGTTCGAGATAAGGAAGCTTCTTCAACGCCTCGGCCGGCTCTGATTACGAACATAAGCCACACGAAGGGCGTGCAGGTTGTGGGCGGCATGGTCTTTGATCCACAGAACATGTGCTGGCTCAAGCTCGGCCCACAGACGAACACCAAGTCCGAGATACCCGACCCCATGGACGGCTTCAATGCTttggacgacgacgaggacgtCTTCAAGGACATTCCCGATCTCGACGATAACCAAGGCGACTCCAAAGAACCCGGTCGCGTTAGCGAAGTTAAGGACGAGTGGCTCGTCGGGGAAGAATTCGATGTTGGTCCCGAATTCGTTCGGAGACAGCGCGAAGAAGAAGACCGGTGGCGAAAGAAATGCGAGAAGTGGCTCGGGGTCGGAGACCGAGATCGCGAAGCTGCCAGATGGGCGATCCGCGACATCCTACTTCATCAGAGGGCTGCCTAG